In Candidatus Methylomirabilis lanthanidiphila, the genomic window TCGGCCACGACGGCCCCGTTGATCGGCCTCACCGGATACGTCTGCGGCACGCCGAGCAGGACCGACTTTCGTCCCGTCCTCGAGAGGATATCCCAGACGCGATCATCGCGAAGGGCCTGCGCGTTGGCGATGGCATACCCGCCGTAGGAGTAATCCTTCCGGTTGCGGAAGCCGTACAGACCGAGCTGGCCGGGATCGCGCCCCGACATCATGCAGGCCCACGCCGGCACGGTGATCGGCGGGTGGATGCTCCGCAGCGGCCCCCAGGCCCCCTCCGTCATGAGCCTGGAGAGATTGGGAAGCTCGTCGCGGAACCGCTCGAACACCAGCTCCGGCGCCGCGCAATCAAGGCCGATGACGGCCACCTTCACATCTTGACTCATATTCATTACCCTGTGACAAACGGGTTATCGACGGCCCGTATCGTGTCGGCGACCTCCGGCCGGATCAACAGGGCCGATTCGCCGGTCTGCTGCACGATCGCGTCCCGCAGCTTGGAGCCGCTGAACGCCAGGCGATCCTGCTCGCCGTGGGGGCAGGTCTTCTCGTTGGCCATGCCCTGGCATCGCCGGCAGTAGAAGAACGCCGTAAAAAAGAGGGGGGTGATCCCCAAGTCCGGGAACTCGTCAAAGATCTCCTGGGCGGCATACGGCGAGTAGTAGTGCCCGGCCCCGGCATGGTCCCTGCCGACGATGAAGTGCGTGCACCCGAAATTCTTCCGGACGATCGCGTGGAAGATCGCCTCTCTGGGTCCCGCATAGTACATGCCGGTCTTCAGGACGGCCAGGACCGCGCGATCCTTGAGGTAGTAGTTCCGGAGCAGGGCGTCATACGCGGCCAGGATCACCTCGTCGCGAAAGTCGCCGCGCTTTTTCGGGCCGACCACCGGGTTGATGAACAGGCCATCAACAAAGGTGAGCGCGGTTTTTTGGACGTATTCATGCCCGAGATGGGGCACATTGCGCGTCTGAAACCCGACAATGGTCCGCCACCCTTTCGCGGTAAAGAGGACGCGGGCCTCCCGGGGCGTCAGATGGCGGGAGGCAAACGGCGTGTCGAGGGGCTCAATCAGATCCACGTCGCCCCCGAGGAGGGTGTCGCCCATGGCCAGGACGCGCCGGACACCGGGGTGGGCGCCGTCATCGGTTCCGAACACCTGACGGCACACTGTCGGCTTGTCGTAGCCGTATGCGTCCTTCAGGTGCAGGAGTCCCATCGCCCGGCCCTGGTAGGTGAGCAGGACGTCCCGGCCTTCCTCGCAGGCCGCCGCCGCGCGTCGGTCCACATCCAGGATGATCGGAATCGTCCAGGGCAGGCCGCCCGGGAGCCGCATCCGCTCAAGCACCGACATCAGGGCGTCCTGAGTCAGAAACCCTTCCAGGGGGCTATAGACGCCGGTGGCGAGATTTTCCACCTGGCATGCCTGCTCCTCGGACAGCTCAAGACACGGCAGGGACGACGCCCTGTGAAGCGCCTCCTGCTGTTGGTCTCCGCTCAGGACCCGATCGATCAGTCGCCCGCCGTGCGGAATCGCGCCCATTAACGCTCCCGTCTAATCGATATAGCCCAGGGCGCGCAGCTTGGCGACAATCCGCTGGTCCTCTTCCGGCCCCATGCCCGGTTCTACCAGGTGCTGGGGGATATACCCCAACTGTCCCAGCCGGCAGAGGATCTTCGCCAGGCTCTCCCCGACCTCCTCGGCGCCGGTCTTGACGGTGACGTCAGGGCGCAACGGCGGCTCGTACGGATCGGATACCCCGGTAAAATTGGCGATCTCTCCGTTCATTGCCTTGGCGTACATCCCCTTGACATCGCGGCGGATGCACTCCTCCAACGGACAATCGACGTGGATCTCGACGAAGTGCGTGATTTCCGCCCGCGCCTCATCCCTGATCTCGCGGTACGGCGACACCGCGGCCACAATAGCCACCGCGCGCGCGCGGCTCAACAGCTTGGCGACATAGGCGATGCGCCGGATATTTTCGTCCCGGTCCGCTTTCGAGAAGCCTAATCCCTTCGTCAAGCGCGTTCTGACCTCGTCGCCATCCAGAATCTCCACCGGCAGGTCGATCGCGCCCAACCGCTGCTTCAAGGCGTGGGCCAGCGTGCTCTTCCCTGAGCAGGGCAGGCCGGTAAACC contains:
- a CDS encoding adenylylsulfate kinase, encoding MQQKGFTVWFTGLPCSGKSTLAHALKQRLGAIDLPVEILDGDEVRTRLTKGLGFSKADRDENIRRIAYVAKLLSRARAVAIVAAVSPYREIRDEARAEITHFVEIHVDCPLEECIRRDVKGMYAKAMNGEIANFTGVSDPYEPPLRPDVTVKTGAEEVGESLAKILCRLGQLGYIPQHLVEPGMGPEEDQRIVAKLRALGYID
- the sat_3 gene encoding sulfate adenylyltransferase, translating into MGAIPHGGRLIDRVLSGDQQQEALHRASSLPCLELSEEQACQVENLATGVYSPLEGFLTQDALMSVLERMRLPGGLPWTIPIILDVDRRAAAACEEGRDVLLTYQGRAMGLLHLKDAYGYDKPTVCRQVFGTDDGAHPGVRRVLAMGDTLLGGDVDLIEPLDTPFASRHLTPREARVLFTAKGWRTIVGFQTRNVPHLGHEYVQKTALTFVDGLFINPVVGPKKRGDFRDEVILAAYDALLRNYYLKDRAVLAVLKTGMYYAGPREAIFHAIVRKNFGCTHFIVGRDHAGAGHYYSPYAAQEIFDEFPDLGITPLFFTAFFYCRRCQGMANEKTCPHGEQDRLAFSGSKLRDAIVQQTGESALLIRPEVADTIRAVDNPFVTG